One Theropithecus gelada isolate Dixy chromosome 3, Tgel_1.0, whole genome shotgun sequence genomic window carries:
- the CRHR2 gene encoding corticotropin-releasing factor receptor 2 isoform X4: protein MDAALLHSLLEVNCSLALAEELLLDGWGPPLDPEGPYSYCNTTLDQIGTCWPRSAAGALVERPCPEYFNGVKYNTTRNAYRECLENGTWASKINYSQCEPILDDKQRKYDLHYRVALVVNYLGHCVSVAALVAAFLLFLALRSIRCLRNVIHWNLITTFILRNVMWFLLQLIDHEVHESNEVWCRCITTIFNYFVVTNFFWMFVEGCYLHTAIVMTYSTERLHKWLFLFIGWCIPCPIIIAWAISKLYYENEQCWFGKEPGDLVDYIYQGPIILVLLINFIFLFNIVRILMTKLRASTTSETIQYRKAVKATLVLLPLLGITYMLFFVNPGEDDLSQIVFIYFNSFLQSFQGFFVSVFYCFFNGESWMSREAQAAGPHGREKPEQRQ, encoded by the exons ATGGACGCGGCACTGCTCCACAGCCTGCTGGAGGTTAACTGCAGCCTGGCGCTGGCCGAAGAGCTGCTCTTGGACGGCTGGGGGCCACCCCTGGACCCCGAGG GTCCCTACTCCTACTGCAACACGACCTTGGACCAGATCGGAACGTGCTGGCCCCGCAGCGCTGCCGGAGCCCTCGTGGAGAGGCCGTGCCCCGAGTACTTCAACGGCGTCAAGTACAACACGACCC GGAATGCCTATCGAGAATGCTTGGAGAATGGGACGTGGGCCTCAAAGATCAACTACTCACAGTGTGAGCCCATTTTGGATGACAAG CAGAGGAAGTACGACCTGCACTACCGCGTCGCCCTTGTCGTCAACTACCTGGGCCACTGCGTATCTGTGGCAGCCCTGGTGGCTGCCTTCCTGCTTTTCCTGGCCCTGCG GAGCATCCGCTGTCTGCGGAATGTGATTCACTGGAACCTCATCACCACCTTTATCCTGCGAAATGTCATGTGGTTCCTGCTGCAGCTCATCGACCATGAAGTGCACGAGAGCAATGAG GTCTGGTGCCGCTGCATCACCACCATCTTCAACTACTTCGTGGTGACCAACTTCTTCTGGATGTTTGTGGAAGGCTGCTACCTGCACACGGCCATCGTCATGACCTACTCCACCGAGCGCCTGCACAAGTGGCTCTTCCTCTTCATCGGATGGT GCATCCCCTGTCCCATCATCATCGCCTGGGCCATCAGCAAGCTCTACTATGAGAATGAACA GTGCTGGTTTGGCAAGGAGCCCGGTGACCTGGTGGACTACATCTACCAAGGCCCTATCATTCTCGTGCTCCTG ATCAATTTCATATTTCTGTTCAACATCGTCAGGATCCTAATGACAAAGTTACGCGCGTCCACCACATCCGAGACAATCCAGTACAG GAAGGCGGTGAAGGCCACCCTGGTGCTCCTGCCCCTCCTGGGCATCACCTACATGCTCTTCTTTGTCAATCCCGGGGAGGACGACCTGTCGCAGATCGTGTTCATCTATTTCAACTCCTTCCTGCAGTCGTTCCAG gGTTTCTTCGTGTCTGTCTTCTACTGCTTCTTCAATGGAGAG AGCTGGATGAGCAGGGaagcccaggctgcagggccTCATGGAAGAGAGAAGCCAGAGCAAAGGCAGTGA
- the CRHR2 gene encoding corticotropin-releasing factor receptor 2 isoform X2: MDAALLHSLLEVNCSLALAEELLLDGWGPPLDPEGPYSYCNTTLDQIGTCWPRSAAGALVERPCPEYFNGVKYNTTRNAYRECLENGTWASKINYSQCEPILDDKRKYDLHYRVALVVNYLGHCVSVAALVAAFLLFLALRSIRCLRNVIHWNLITTFILRNVMWFLLQLIDHEVHESNEVWCRCITTIFNYFVVTNFFWMFVEGCYLHTAIVMTYSTERLHKWLFLFIGWCIPCPIIIAWAISKLYYENEQCWFGKEPGDLVDYIYQGPIILVLLINFIFLFNIVRILMTKLRASTTSETIQYRKAVKATLVLLPLLGITYMLFFVNPGEDDLSQIVFIYFNSFLQSFQGFFVSVFYCFFNGEVRSAVRKRWHRWQDHHSLRVPVARAMSIPTSPTRISFHSIKQTAAV, from the exons ATGGACGCGGCACTGCTCCACAGCCTGCTGGAGGTTAACTGCAGCCTGGCGCTGGCCGAAGAGCTGCTCTTGGACGGCTGGGGGCCACCCCTGGACCCCGAGG GTCCCTACTCCTACTGCAACACGACCTTGGACCAGATCGGAACGTGCTGGCCCCGCAGCGCTGCCGGAGCCCTCGTGGAGAGGCCGTGCCCCGAGTACTTCAACGGCGTCAAGTACAACACGACCC GGAATGCCTATCGAGAATGCTTGGAGAATGGGACGTGGGCCTCAAAGATCAACTACTCACAGTGTGAGCCCATTTTGGATGACAAG AGGAAGTACGACCTGCACTACCGCGTCGCCCTTGTCGTCAACTACCTGGGCCACTGCGTATCTGTGGCAGCCCTGGTGGCTGCCTTCCTGCTTTTCCTGGCCCTGCG GAGCATCCGCTGTCTGCGGAATGTGATTCACTGGAACCTCATCACCACCTTTATCCTGCGAAATGTCATGTGGTTCCTGCTGCAGCTCATCGACCATGAAGTGCACGAGAGCAATGAG GTCTGGTGCCGCTGCATCACCACCATCTTCAACTACTTCGTGGTGACCAACTTCTTCTGGATGTTTGTGGAAGGCTGCTACCTGCACACGGCCATCGTCATGACCTACTCCACCGAGCGCCTGCACAAGTGGCTCTTCCTCTTCATCGGATGGT GCATCCCCTGTCCCATCATCATCGCCTGGGCCATCAGCAAGCTCTACTATGAGAATGAACA GTGCTGGTTTGGCAAGGAGCCCGGTGACCTGGTGGACTACATCTACCAAGGCCCTATCATTCTCGTGCTCCTG ATCAATTTCATATTTCTGTTCAACATCGTCAGGATCCTAATGACAAAGTTACGCGCGTCCACCACATCCGAGACAATCCAGTACAG GAAGGCGGTGAAGGCCACCCTGGTGCTCCTGCCCCTCCTGGGCATCACCTACATGCTCTTCTTTGTCAATCCCGGGGAGGACGACCTGTCGCAGATCGTGTTCATCTATTTCAACTCCTTCCTGCAGTCGTTCCAG gGTTTCTTCGTGTCTGTCTTCTACTGCTTCTTCAATGGAGAG GTGCGCTCGGCTGTGAGGAAGAGGTGGCACCGCTGGCAGGACCATCACTCCCTTCGAGTCCCCGTGGCCCGGGCCATGTCCATCCCTACATCACCCACACGGATCAGCTTCCACAGCATCAAGCAGACGGCCGCCGTGTGA
- the CRHR2 gene encoding corticotropin-releasing factor receptor 2 isoform X1, giving the protein MDAALLHSLLEVNCSLALAEELLLDGWGPPLDPEGPYSYCNTTLDQIGTCWPRSAAGALVERPCPEYFNGVKYNTTRNAYRECLENGTWASKINYSQCEPILDDKQRKYDLHYRVALVVNYLGHCVSVAALVAAFLLFLALRSIRCLRNVIHWNLITTFILRNVMWFLLQLIDHEVHESNEVWCRCITTIFNYFVVTNFFWMFVEGCYLHTAIVMTYSTERLHKWLFLFIGWCIPCPIIIAWAISKLYYENEQCWFGKEPGDLVDYIYQGPIILVLLINFIFLFNIVRILMTKLRASTTSETIQYRKAVKATLVLLPLLGITYMLFFVNPGEDDLSQIVFIYFNSFLQSFQGFFVSVFYCFFNGEVRSAVRKRWHRWQDHHSLRVPVARAMSIPTSPTRISFHSIKQTAAV; this is encoded by the exons ATGGACGCGGCACTGCTCCACAGCCTGCTGGAGGTTAACTGCAGCCTGGCGCTGGCCGAAGAGCTGCTCTTGGACGGCTGGGGGCCACCCCTGGACCCCGAGG GTCCCTACTCCTACTGCAACACGACCTTGGACCAGATCGGAACGTGCTGGCCCCGCAGCGCTGCCGGAGCCCTCGTGGAGAGGCCGTGCCCCGAGTACTTCAACGGCGTCAAGTACAACACGACCC GGAATGCCTATCGAGAATGCTTGGAGAATGGGACGTGGGCCTCAAAGATCAACTACTCACAGTGTGAGCCCATTTTGGATGACAAG CAGAGGAAGTACGACCTGCACTACCGCGTCGCCCTTGTCGTCAACTACCTGGGCCACTGCGTATCTGTGGCAGCCCTGGTGGCTGCCTTCCTGCTTTTCCTGGCCCTGCG GAGCATCCGCTGTCTGCGGAATGTGATTCACTGGAACCTCATCACCACCTTTATCCTGCGAAATGTCATGTGGTTCCTGCTGCAGCTCATCGACCATGAAGTGCACGAGAGCAATGAG GTCTGGTGCCGCTGCATCACCACCATCTTCAACTACTTCGTGGTGACCAACTTCTTCTGGATGTTTGTGGAAGGCTGCTACCTGCACACGGCCATCGTCATGACCTACTCCACCGAGCGCCTGCACAAGTGGCTCTTCCTCTTCATCGGATGGT GCATCCCCTGTCCCATCATCATCGCCTGGGCCATCAGCAAGCTCTACTATGAGAATGAACA GTGCTGGTTTGGCAAGGAGCCCGGTGACCTGGTGGACTACATCTACCAAGGCCCTATCATTCTCGTGCTCCTG ATCAATTTCATATTTCTGTTCAACATCGTCAGGATCCTAATGACAAAGTTACGCGCGTCCACCACATCCGAGACAATCCAGTACAG GAAGGCGGTGAAGGCCACCCTGGTGCTCCTGCCCCTCCTGGGCATCACCTACATGCTCTTCTTTGTCAATCCCGGGGAGGACGACCTGTCGCAGATCGTGTTCATCTATTTCAACTCCTTCCTGCAGTCGTTCCAG gGTTTCTTCGTGTCTGTCTTCTACTGCTTCTTCAATGGAGAG GTGCGCTCGGCTGTGAGGAAGAGGTGGCACCGCTGGCAGGACCATCACTCCCTTCGAGTCCCCGTGGCCCGGGCCATGTCCATCCCTACATCACCCACACGGATCAGCTTCCACAGCATCAAGCAGACGGCCGCCGTGTGA
- the CRHR2 gene encoding corticotropin-releasing factor receptor 2 isoform X3, with translation MGRESWPEDRVLGFPQLFCQGPYSYCNTTLDQIGTCWPRSAAGALVERPCPEYFNGVKYNTTRNAYRECLENGTWASKINYSQCEPILDDKQRKYDLHYRVALVVNYLGHCVSVAALVAAFLLFLALRSIRCLRNVIHWNLITTFILRNVMWFLLQLIDHEVHESNEVWCRCITTIFNYFVVTNFFWMFVEGCYLHTAIVMTYSTERLHKWLFLFIGWCIPCPIIIAWAISKLYYENEQCWFGKEPGDLVDYIYQGPIILVLLINFIFLFNIVRILMTKLRASTTSETIQYRKAVKATLVLLPLLGITYMLFFVNPGEDDLSQIVFIYFNSFLQSFQGFFVSVFYCFFNGEVRSAVRKRWHRWQDHHSLRVPVARAMSIPTSPTRISFHSIKQTAAV, from the exons GTCCCTACTCCTACTGCAACACGACCTTGGACCAGATCGGAACGTGCTGGCCCCGCAGCGCTGCCGGAGCCCTCGTGGAGAGGCCGTGCCCCGAGTACTTCAACGGCGTCAAGTACAACACGACCC GGAATGCCTATCGAGAATGCTTGGAGAATGGGACGTGGGCCTCAAAGATCAACTACTCACAGTGTGAGCCCATTTTGGATGACAAG CAGAGGAAGTACGACCTGCACTACCGCGTCGCCCTTGTCGTCAACTACCTGGGCCACTGCGTATCTGTGGCAGCCCTGGTGGCTGCCTTCCTGCTTTTCCTGGCCCTGCG GAGCATCCGCTGTCTGCGGAATGTGATTCACTGGAACCTCATCACCACCTTTATCCTGCGAAATGTCATGTGGTTCCTGCTGCAGCTCATCGACCATGAAGTGCACGAGAGCAATGAG GTCTGGTGCCGCTGCATCACCACCATCTTCAACTACTTCGTGGTGACCAACTTCTTCTGGATGTTTGTGGAAGGCTGCTACCTGCACACGGCCATCGTCATGACCTACTCCACCGAGCGCCTGCACAAGTGGCTCTTCCTCTTCATCGGATGGT GCATCCCCTGTCCCATCATCATCGCCTGGGCCATCAGCAAGCTCTACTATGAGAATGAACA GTGCTGGTTTGGCAAGGAGCCCGGTGACCTGGTGGACTACATCTACCAAGGCCCTATCATTCTCGTGCTCCTG ATCAATTTCATATTTCTGTTCAACATCGTCAGGATCCTAATGACAAAGTTACGCGCGTCCACCACATCCGAGACAATCCAGTACAG GAAGGCGGTGAAGGCCACCCTGGTGCTCCTGCCCCTCCTGGGCATCACCTACATGCTCTTCTTTGTCAATCCCGGGGAGGACGACCTGTCGCAGATCGTGTTCATCTATTTCAACTCCTTCCTGCAGTCGTTCCAG gGTTTCTTCGTGTCTGTCTTCTACTGCTTCTTCAATGGAGAG GTGCGCTCGGCTGTGAGGAAGAGGTGGCACCGCTGGCAGGACCATCACTCCCTTCGAGTCCCCGTGGCCCGGGCCATGTCCATCCCTACATCACCCACACGGATCAGCTTCCACAGCATCAAGCAGACGGCCGCCGTGTGA